From Triticum aestivum cultivar Chinese Spring chromosome 4A, IWGSC CS RefSeq v2.1, whole genome shotgun sequence, a single genomic window includes:
- the LOC123087501 gene encoding inactive poly [ADP-ribose] polymerase RCD1 yields the protein MERKAGMILDEHVLKANDRKRKHESAVKITGTDDSAEVSQHADGSAALKKSKMTSCAGHILEWYKNFKTSGLPVRVLCYHQGKWRDFPEHVVNLVQQDFKLKRPITNAVFKNQQVLLDFMHMVCIDSSMTTNKPIAWIDVHGNRFFPELCAGLVTSKPSQHGKSDPSGKSEAGECAGTLILTAGAESSSSDSVDAVLPHAKKVHNYAAVENKAGPAICLKESASGNIHAATCKQKIGQPVDSAVRKLLLEGAGQPFSEENIVGIYRTPLVDQQGRARFNLFQKELEVTKMHRGNANVRYAWLPCSKDAMEEMMMRGVLEVTKPMLGPMYGIGTHLAPANCAKTCASYSDIDENGIMRMMLCRVIMGNVEVVLPGSKQFQPTNERFDSGVDDLQKPKHYVIWDANVHRHIYAEYAVVIKAPSMTNEYMAREDTASNVSEIRNSGSAESVIKDDSSETMASPAGKQQAPRFGRAPTRRPPTSPWMPLPMLFAAISTKVPRSDMDVIHGHYEEFKRRKISRPEFVGRLRQIVGDKLLVSTVMRLQPKVVPPMAGAEVLPRRTPGTGEQHLQK from the exons ATGGAAAGGAAGGCTGGAATGATACTGGATGAACATGTTCTGAAAGCTAATGATCGCAAGAGGAAACATGAGTCTGCTGTGAAGATTACTGGCACAGATGATTCTGCTGAGGTCTCTCAGCATGCTGATGGTTCTGCTGCCCTTAAGAAGTCTAAAATGACCTCTTGTGCTGGCCATATTCTGGAGTGGTATAAGAACTTCAAGACAAGCGGGTTGCCGGTGCGTGTGCTTTGTTACCACCAGGGTAAATGGAGGGATTTTCCAGAGCATGTTGTGAATCTGGTACAGCAGGACTTCAAGTTGAAGAGGCCAATTACTAATGCTGTATTCAAGAACCAGCAAGTCCTGTTGGACTTTATGCACATGGTCTGCATTGATTCTTCAATGACCACAAACAAGCCAATAGCATGGATTGATGTTCATGGTAACCGCTTCTTTCCAGAGTTATGTGCTGGACTGGTAACATCTAAACCATCTCAGCATGGGAAAAGTGACCCCAGTGGTAAATCTGAAGCTGGTGAGTGTGCTGGGACTTTGATTTTAACAGCTGGAGCTGAAAGCTCGAGTTCAGATTCTGTTGATGCAGTACTCCCTCATGCTAAGAAGGTACATAATTATGCTGCTGTTGAAAATAAAGCTGGTCCTGCAATCTGTTTGAAGGAATCTGCTAGTGGAAACATACATGCTGCTACTTGTAAGCAGAAAATTGGCCAACCTGTTGATTCAGCTGTGCGCAAATTATTACTTGAAGGGGCAGGCCAACCTTTTAGTGAAGAAAATATTGTTGGGATCTACAGAACCCCACTGGTAGATCAGCAAGGGCGGGCTCGCTTCAATCTTTTCCAGAAGGAACTTGAAGTCACCAAAATGCATCGTGGGAATGCAAATGTGCGCTATGCGTGGCTACCTTGTTCCAAGGATGCTATGGAGGAGATGATGATGCGTGGTGTTCTGGAAGTTACAAAACCAATGCTGGGGCCAATGTATGGCATTGGTACACATCTTGCTCCAGCGAACTGCGCCAAAACTTG TGCCAGCTACTCAGATATTGACGAAAATGGCATCATGAGGATGATGCTGTGCCGTGTTATAATGGGGAATGTTGAGGTTGTACTTCCTGGATCAAAGCAATTCCAGCCAACCAATGAAAGATTTGATAGTGGCGTGGATGATCTTCAAAAGCCAAAGCACTATGTCATATGGGATGCTAATGTGCATCGACACATCTATGCTGAATATGCTGTTGTTATCAAAGCACCTTCCATGACCAATG AATACATGGCTAGAGAAGATACTGCATCCAACGTATCTGAGATAAGAAATTCTGGTTCAGCAGAAAGTGTAATCAAG GACGATAGTTCCGAAACCATGGCATCTCCAGCTGGTAAACAACAAGCACCCAGGTTTGGGCGTGCTCCAACTCGAAGGCCTCCTACTTCACCCTGGATGCCCCTCCCAATGCTTTTTGCTGCCATCTCCACAAAAGTTCCCCGTTCTGACATGGACGTAATCcatggacactatgaagaattcaAG AGGAGAAAGATAAGCAGGCCCGAGTTTGTGGGACGACTAAGACAGATCGTCGGCGACAAGCTGCTGGTTTCTACAGTAATGAGGCTGCAACCTAAG GTGGTGCCACCCATGGCAGGTGCTGAAGTGCTACCAAGAAGAACACCCGGCACGGGAGAGCAGCACCTCCAGAAGTAG
- the LOC123087502 gene encoding uncharacterized protein isoform X1, with protein MLTFSQDRAAKPAECLSIATKPSKDKTVKILFILGGFLCQSFFFLGIASIKLEACNQHCRVHSFVLTAFPFCDLAYIHKLGQCPADYKGTGQIICLPQLTNNSIVSSGTRVCLLMLSRPGLMTSCWFQSSGSKPAYNTRFPRNANPSNI; from the exons ATGCTAACATTTTCTCAAGATAGGGCAGCAAAACCCGCTGAATGTTTAAGCATTGCCACAAAACCGTCGAAAGACAAAACTGTCAAAATACTCTTCATACTTGGTGGTTTTTTGTGCCAAAGCTTCTTCTTCCTGGGCATCGCGAGCATCAAGCTGGAGGCGTGTAACCAACACTGCCGCGTGCATAGTTTCGTTCTCACTGCTTTCCCTTTCT GTGATCTAGCGTATATTCACAAGCTTGGCCAGTGTCCTGCCGATTACAAGGGAACCGGCCAGATCATTTGTCTGCCCCAGTTGACAAATAATAGCATAGTTTCTTCTG GCACTCGAGTATGCCTGTTAATGTTAAGCAGGCCCGGCTTAATGACAAGCTGCTGGTTTCAATCCTCCGGTAGTAAGCCAGCCTACAACACAAG